In Picosynechococcus sp. PCC 7002, the following are encoded in one genomic region:
- the pyrH gene encoding UMP kinase, with protein MAYQRVLLKLSGEALMGDLGYGIDPQIVSDIAKEIAEVVSSGVQIVIVVGGGNIFRGVQASAKGMDRATADYIGMIATVMNAMTLQDALEQIDIPTRVQTAIAMQEVAEPYIRRRAIRHLEKGRVVIFGAGSGNPFFTTDTTAALRAAEIDAEVIFKATKVDGVYDSDPAKNPAAKRYESLTYAHVLANDLRVMDGTAIALCKENDIPIMVFNLFEKGNIVRAVKGEPVGTIVGGSCAVK; from the coding sequence ATGGCGTACCAACGTGTTCTTTTAAAGCTGAGTGGTGAGGCTCTGATGGGGGATCTCGGTTACGGGATTGACCCGCAAATCGTATCAGACATCGCCAAAGAAATTGCGGAAGTTGTCTCCAGCGGTGTGCAAATTGTGATCGTGGTTGGCGGTGGCAATATTTTCCGTGGGGTACAGGCTTCGGCTAAAGGGATGGATCGGGCCACGGCGGATTATATTGGCATGATCGCGACGGTGATGAATGCCATGACACTCCAGGATGCCCTCGAACAAATCGATATTCCGACCCGAGTCCAAACGGCGATCGCCATGCAAGAGGTCGCAGAACCCTATATCCGGCGACGGGCCATCCGGCATTTAGAAAAAGGCCGGGTAGTAATTTTTGGCGCAGGCTCCGGGAATCCATTCTTTACCACCGATACCACCGCTGCCCTGAGGGCCGCCGAAATTGACGCCGAAGTGATCTTCAAAGCCACCAAAGTTGATGGGGTTTACGACAGCGATCCAGCGAAAAATCCCGCAGCAAAACGCTATGAAAGCTTGACCTATGCCCACGTTCTCGCCAATGATTTAAGGGTAATGGATGGGACGGCGATCGCCCTTTGCAAAGAAAACGACATCCCGATTATGGTGTTTAATCTATTTGAGAAAGGCAACATTGTCCGTGCCGTTAAAGGTGAACCAGTTG
- the pgeF gene encoding peptidoglycan editing factor PgeF, with product MGTVTAADQWHWQAWEGRPYLTCELLEPWHHGFFTQAFAPELPENLVKIFHPEIPAYRVKQVHGNTVLTPHEINWEGEHFSPADGIVSTASQQAVFVATADCTPALIGDRRTGQVAAIHAGWRGTAKRIIPEAIQKFLDAGSEIKDLLVALGPAISGEVYQVSTDVAVEMGVSLGLQDLADDLDGMLLALENLLDSPILPDDEHEKVRLDVRRVNQLQLEQLGLDLGQMAIAPHCTYQQPEHFFSYRRSNQKNVQWSGIVSR from the coding sequence ATGGGCACAGTCACCGCCGCAGATCAATGGCATTGGCAAGCATGGGAAGGGCGGCCCTATTTAACCTGTGAGCTGTTAGAGCCTTGGCACCATGGCTTTTTTACCCAAGCTTTTGCCCCGGAACTGCCAGAAAACCTTGTGAAAATTTTCCATCCGGAAATCCCGGCCTACCGTGTCAAACAGGTTCATGGGAATACCGTCCTCACGCCCCACGAAATTAATTGGGAAGGGGAGCATTTTTCACCAGCGGATGGGATTGTTTCAACGGCTTCCCAACAGGCGGTTTTCGTCGCCACAGCAGATTGCACGCCAGCACTCATTGGTGATCGCCGCACCGGACAAGTGGCAGCCATCCATGCGGGCTGGCGGGGTACAGCAAAACGGATTATCCCCGAAGCGATTCAAAAATTTCTCGATGCGGGTTCTGAAATAAAAGATTTGCTGGTTGCCCTTGGCCCGGCCATCAGTGGCGAAGTTTACCAAGTCTCCACCGATGTTGCCGTCGAGATGGGAGTCAGTTTAGGCTTGCAGGATCTTGCAGATGATCTCGATGGGATGCTCCTCGCCCTGGAAAATCTCCTGGATTCACCGATCCTGCCCGATGATGAACATGAAAAAGTGCGCCTTGATGTCCGTCGCGTCAATCAATTACAGCTTGAGCAGTTGGGTCTAGATCTTGGGCAAATGGCGATCGCCCCCCACTGCACCTACCAACAGCCTGAACATTTCTTTTCCTATCGCCGCAGTAACCAAAAAAACGTGCAATGGTCAGGAATTGTTTCCCGCTAA